In Paraburkholderia terrae, the DNA window GCAGAATTCCAGGCGCTCTTGCGCGAACAGCGCGAAAGCGGCGACGCGGACCATCATCCGCTCGTTCGTTTCCGACGGGTGCAGCGCGATCGTCAGCGAATGGTCCGCGTAGTAGTGCCGGTCCATGTCGGCGATCTGGAGATCAGCCTTATAGATTGTCGATTTCAGAGCCATGCTACAACCTGGTCCCGCGAATGCGGACCGGAGAGTGAATAGAGAGTCGGCGTACCTTGCCATGATCGTCCCCTGCCTTGCAGCGGTGGCGCCTCGGTCGCGCGTCTCGCCGATGAAACACATTTGCCGGATCGCTGCGACGTCGGGTCGTAAAGCCCTGTCGCATCAACCTTCCTGCTTTCGCTTGCCTTGAAAGCAGCAACATATGTGCCGAGTCCGCGCGATCGAGCCATCGCGCGCTTTTCGCGTCTGGCTGCAAGGTGGGACCGTGATGATACCGAATATGCGGGCGCGGCATGACAGCCTGATGAGGCCGCCGGGCGCGGGTGATGAGCGGATGGAATCAATGGACAGGTTTCGCGCAACCGATCCGCGCGCTAGCGTCGGACCAAAGGTCAGCTGAAAAACGACGATGGCCAGGTTAAAACCTGGCCATGCCGAAACGCGAAAGAAAAGCTTTCGTTGGAATGTTTGTATTCACCCGACATTTTCTGTCGGGTGCAATCCGACTTAAATGCTTATTGCTTGATGAATCGGTCGTTAGTCCAAAGACCTTGCGTATCGCTATTGCCGGCATTGACGAATTCGACGTCATGTCCAACCACGCGGACTACGCGGAAATCCGAATGCTCCGGCGTGGAAATGCACTGAAAACCGGAGAAGAACTCCTGCATTTGCTGTTGCTCGCCGGCCTGCGCGTGTTGCGTGACGGCGTCGAGTTTGTCCTTCGACAGGCAGCCATATGAATTCGCCTTGAACTGCACCGTTTGCTGGGGCTTGATCACGACGTCCTGCGCCTGCGCGCCTGCAGCTGCCAATAGACCCGTCAGCGCGAAAAGAATGGCGACTCGCTTGTTCATGGTTACCTCCTTGCGGGGTACGTCTCAGGTTAGCTATGTGTTTAACTGCCGAAAAACAAGCACATCTGTCAATCTAGAAGAAACGTTTTGAACGGCAAGCACATTTTGTGTGCGCTCGCAACAGCGGCTAAATGTCGCACTGCGTTGGAGTGCGAATTGATGCTGCCCTAATGACGTAATACCGCGGTTATTAGACGGATTGCGAATTGCGATTGGAGGCGCGAAGGCACAGTGGATAATCTTTTGCGGACAGGATCAGCGTTTACGCTTAAAGGGCTTTTAAACGGTTTGCGATGAATGGCTAAGCGATTGATGCGTTGCACACAAAGTCATTCGCGCGACTCATGAAAAACCGTCGCGAACTGAAGCGAACGCAGAATAAAAAAGATGCCTGAGGGCGATGCGCTCTGTGTTCCTGAACAAGCTCAAACGGGCGCTTGCATGAACGCCGCATTCGTGGATAAATCGATCGGTCCAAAAACACGAACGGGAGCGAAGCGCCGGCCCGGTCCCAGGA includes these proteins:
- the sap1 gene encoding surface attachment protein Sap1, whose translation is MNKRVAILFALTGLLAAAGAQAQDVVIKPQQTVQFKANSYGCLSKDKLDAVTQHAQAGEQQQMQEFFSGFQCISTPEHSDFRVVRVVGHDVEFVNAGNSDTQGLWTNDRFIKQ